A genomic segment from [Flavobacterium] thermophilum encodes:
- the lpd gene encoding Dihydrolipoyl dehydrogenase, which yields MAKEYDVVILGGGTGGYVAAIRASQLGLKTAVVEKGKLGGTCLHAGCIPSKALLRSAEVYAQTKNSEAFGVIAGDVRLDFAKVQARKATIVDQLHKGVQHLMKKGKIDVYAGIGRLLGPSIFSPLPGTVSVEMNDGSENEMLVPKFVVIATGSRPRTLPGLEPDGEFVMTSDEALQMEVLPSSILIVGGGVIGMEWASMLNDFGVEVTVLEYADRILPTEDEDVSKEMEKLLRRRGVNIVTGARVLAETLEKGNGVTIQAEHQGERKTFAADKMLVSVGRQANIEGIGLENTEIVVEKGYIQTNEFGQTKESHIYAIGDVIGGLQLAHVAAHEGIVAIEHLAGRNPAPIDYSMVPRCIYTRPEAAAVGLTEQEAKAKGYDVKIGKFPFKAIGKALVFGEAEGFVKLIADRNTDDLLGVHMVGPHVTDLISEAGLARVLDAAPWEVAHAIHPHPTLSEAMAEAALAVDGKAIHF from the coding sequence ATGGCAAAAGAATACGATGTCGTCATTCTCGGCGGCGGCACGGGTGGCTATGTGGCCGCTATTCGCGCCTCGCAGCTCGGCTTGAAAACGGCGGTTGTCGAAAAAGGGAAGCTCGGCGGCACGTGCCTGCACGCCGGCTGCATTCCGTCCAAAGCGCTGCTCCGCAGTGCGGAAGTGTACGCGCAAACGAAAAATAGCGAGGCGTTTGGCGTCATCGCCGGTGATGTGCGCCTTGATTTCGCGAAAGTGCAGGCGCGCAAAGCGACGATTGTCGACCAGCTCCATAAAGGTGTGCAGCATTTGATGAAAAAAGGGAAGATCGATGTGTACGCCGGCATCGGCCGCCTGCTCGGCCCGTCGATCTTTTCCCCGCTGCCGGGGACGGTGTCGGTTGAGATGAACGACGGCAGCGAAAACGAAATGCTTGTCCCGAAATTCGTCGTCATTGCCACTGGTTCGCGGCCGCGCACGCTACCGGGGCTTGAGCCGGACGGCGAATTCGTGATGACATCGGATGAGGCGCTGCAAATGGAGGTGCTTCCGTCGTCTATCTTGATCGTCGGGGGCGGCGTCATCGGCATGGAATGGGCGTCGATGCTCAACGATTTCGGTGTGGAGGTTACCGTGCTTGAGTATGCCGATCGCATTTTGCCGACAGAAGATGAAGATGTCTCAAAAGAAATGGAAAAACTGCTCCGCCGCCGCGGCGTCAACATCGTCACAGGAGCGCGGGTGCTCGCGGAAACGCTCGAGAAAGGAAACGGCGTCACGATCCAAGCGGAGCATCAAGGCGAGCGGAAAACGTTTGCGGCCGACAAGATGCTCGTTTCCGTCGGGCGTCAAGCGAACATTGAAGGAATTGGTCTTGAAAACACCGAAATTGTTGTGGAGAAGGGATATATTCAAACAAACGAGTTCGGCCAAACGAAAGAATCGCACATTTACGCAATCGGTGATGTCATCGGCGGCCTGCAGCTGGCCCATGTCGCTGCCCATGAAGGGATTGTCGCCATTGAGCATTTGGCCGGGCGCAATCCAGCGCCGATTGACTATTCGATGGTGCCCCGCTGCATTTACACCCGTCCGGAAGCGGCGGCGGTCGGCTTAACCGAACAAGAGGCGAAAGCGAAAGGCTATGATGTCAAGATCGGCAAATTTCCGTTTAAAGCCATTGGCAAGGCGCTTGTGTTCGGTGAGGCGGAAGGGTTTGTGAAACTCATCGCCGACCGGAACACGGACGATCTGCTTGGCGTCCATATGGTCGGGCCGCACGTGACCGATTTGATTTCCGAAGCCGGGCTCGCCCGCGTGCTTGATGCGGCTCCGTGGGAAGTGGCCCATGCGATCCACCCGCATCCGACGCTGTCAGAGGCCATGGCGGAAGCGGCGCTGGCGGTCGATGGCAAAGCGATTCATTTTTAG
- the buk2 gene encoding Butyrate kinase 2 yields MQEQKFRILTINPGSTSTKIGVFENERPLLEKTIRHEAEVLRQYKTIADQYEFRKQTILQALDEEGINLSKLNAVCGRGGLLRPIEGGTYRVNEAMLEDLRRGYSGQHASNLGGILAHEIASALNIPAFIVDPVVVDELEPIARISGFPLIERRSIFHALNQKAVARRVAKQLGKRYDELNLIVAHMGGGITVGAHKQGRVVDVNNGLDGEGPFSPERAGTVPAGDLVALCFSGDYYREEVMRMLVGQGGLVGYLGTNDAVKVENMIEAGDEKAKLVYEAMAYQVAKEIGAASAVLAGKVDAIILTGGLAYGKSFVEQITRRVQWIADVIVHPGENELQALAEGALRVLRGEEEEKTYLGEAASPVSVRR; encoded by the coding sequence ATGCAAGAGCAGAAGTTCCGCATTTTAACGATCAATCCAGGTTCGACGTCAACGAAAATCGGCGTCTTTGAAAACGAACGGCCATTGCTCGAAAAAACGATCCGCCACGAGGCGGAGGTGCTTCGGCAATATAAAACGATTGCGGATCAGTATGAGTTCCGCAAACAAACGATTTTGCAAGCTCTCGATGAAGAAGGGATCAATTTATCGAAGTTGAACGCCGTCTGCGGCCGCGGTGGACTCCTCCGCCCGATCGAAGGCGGGACGTACCGCGTCAATGAGGCGATGCTTGAAGATTTGCGCCGCGGTTATTCGGGACAGCACGCCTCCAATCTCGGCGGCATTTTGGCGCATGAGATCGCCTCGGCCTTAAACATCCCGGCGTTTATCGTCGACCCGGTCGTCGTCGATGAGCTTGAGCCAATCGCCCGGATCAGCGGCTTTCCGCTCATTGAGCGGCGCAGCATTTTCCACGCCCTAAACCAAAAAGCGGTCGCGCGCCGCGTCGCCAAGCAGCTTGGCAAGCGGTATGACGAACTGAACTTGATCGTCGCTCATATGGGCGGCGGCATCACGGTCGGCGCCCATAAGCAAGGGCGGGTGGTGGACGTGAACAACGGGCTTGACGGCGAAGGCCCGTTCAGCCCGGAGCGCGCCGGGACGGTGCCGGCCGGCGATTTGGTGGCGCTATGCTTCTCGGGCGACTACTATCGCGAGGAAGTGATGCGCATGCTCGTCGGTCAAGGCGGACTTGTCGGGTATTTGGGCACGAACGATGCGGTGAAAGTCGAGAACATGATCGAAGCCGGCGATGAAAAGGCCAAGCTCGTCTATGAGGCGATGGCGTACCAAGTGGCGAAAGAAATCGGCGCGGCAAGCGCCGTATTGGCGGGCAAAGTGGACGCCATCATTTTGACCGGCGGGTTGGCGTATGGCAAATCGTTTGTCGAACAAATCACTCGCCGCGTGCAATGGATCGCCGATGTCATCGTCCATCCGGGCGAAAACGAACTGCAGGCGCTTGCCGAAGGGGCGCTTCGCGTCCTGCGCGGCGAAGAAGAGGAAAAAACGTATTTAGGTGAAGCGGCCTCGCCGGTTTCAGTCCGGCGTTGA
- the ldh_1 gene encoding Leucine dehydrogenase: protein MELFKYMETYDYEQVLFCQDKESGLKAIIAIHDTTLGPALGGTRMWMYNSEEEALEDALRLARGMTYKNAAAGLNLGGGKTVIIGDPRKDKNEAMFRAFGRFIQGLNGRYITAEDVGTTVADMDIIYQETDYVTGISPEFGSSGNPSPATAYGVYRGMKAAAKEAFGSDSLEGKVVAVQGVGNVAYHLCRHLHEEGAKLIVTDINKEAVARAVEEFGAKAVDPNDIYGVECDIFAPCALGGIINDQTIPQLKAKVIAGSANNQLKEPRHGDIIHEMGIVYAPDYVINAGGVINVADELYGYNRERAMKKIEQIYDNIEKVFAIAKRDNIPTYVAADRMAEERIETMRKARSQFLQNGHHILSRRRAR from the coding sequence ATGGAATTGTTCAAATATATGGAAACTTACGATTATGAGCAAGTGCTGTTTTGCCAAGATAAAGAATCGGGTTTGAAAGCGATCATTGCCATTCATGACACAACGCTCGGCCCGGCGCTCGGCGGGACGCGCATGTGGATGTACAATTCGGAAGAAGAAGCGCTTGAAGACGCCTTGCGCCTCGCCCGCGGCATGACGTACAAAAACGCGGCCGCCGGCCTCAACTTGGGCGGGGGCAAAACGGTCATCATCGGCGACCCGCGCAAAGATAAAAACGAAGCGATGTTCCGGGCGTTCGGCCGCTTCATTCAAGGGCTGAACGGCCGCTACATCACGGCGGAAGACGTCGGCACGACCGTCGCCGATATGGATATCATCTATCAAGAAACCGACTATGTCACCGGCATTTCGCCCGAATTCGGCTCATCCGGCAACCCATCGCCGGCGACCGCCTACGGCGTATACCGCGGCATGAAGGCGGCGGCAAAAGAGGCGTTCGGCAGCGATTCGCTCGAAGGAAAAGTCGTCGCCGTCCAAGGAGTCGGCAATGTCGCGTATCATTTGTGCCGCCATTTGCACGAAGAAGGAGCGAAACTCATCGTGACTGACATCAACAAGGAAGCGGTGGCGCGCGCGGTCGAGGAATTCGGAGCGAAAGCGGTCGACCCGAACGACATTTACGGCGTGGAGTGCGACATTTTTGCTCCATGCGCGCTCGGCGGCATCATCAACGATCAAACGATTCCGCAACTGAAAGCGAAAGTGATCGCCGGATCGGCGAACAACCAGCTGAAAGAGCCGCGCCATGGCGACATCATCCATGAAATGGGCATCGTCTATGCCCCGGATTATGTGATCAACGCCGGCGGCGTCATCAATGTCGCGGACGAACTGTACGGCTACAATCGGGAACGGGCGATGAAAAAAATCGAGCAAATTTATGACAACATCGAAAAAGTGTTTGCCATCGCCAAGCGCGACAACATTCCAACGTATGTGGCCGCCGACCGGATGGCGGAAGAACGGATTGAAACGATGCGCAAAGCGCGCAGTCAATTTTTGCAAAATGGTCACCATATTTTAAGCCGCCGTCGCGCCCGCTAA
- the pta_1 gene encoding Phosphate acetyltransferase, whose translation MKLNTLIEEASQCQGRTVAVAAAEDEEVIEAVAMALEHRLGRFVLYGDRERIGRLLKEKGGARFADVDIVHANSVAQAAELAVRAVHLNEADALMKGHVPTATLLKAVLNKEYGLRTGKVLSHVAVFDVPEFERLVIVTDAAMNIAPDLEQKVQIVNNAVSVARSIGIERPKVAALAAVETVNPAMPATVDAAALAMMQKRGQIEHCLLDGPLALDNAVSMTAAKHKRIESEVAGQADILLVPDIESGNMLYKSLVYFAKAKVGAVIAGAKAPIVLTSRADSAESKLYSLALTICSAAK comes from the coding sequence ATGAAGTTGAACACATTAATCGAGGAAGCAAGTCAATGTCAAGGTCGGACGGTGGCCGTGGCCGCCGCCGAGGATGAGGAAGTGATCGAAGCGGTGGCGATGGCGCTCGAGCATCGCCTCGGCCGGTTTGTGCTGTACGGAGACCGGGAGCGAATCGGACGGTTGCTCAAAGAAAAAGGGGGGGCGCGTTTTGCCGATGTCGACATCGTTCACGCCAATTCGGTCGCCCAAGCGGCCGAACTGGCGGTGCGCGCCGTTCATTTGAATGAAGCAGATGCCTTAATGAAAGGGCACGTACCGACGGCAACCTTGCTGAAAGCCGTCTTGAACAAAGAATACGGGCTGCGCACAGGAAAGGTGTTGTCCCATGTCGCGGTGTTTGACGTGCCGGAGTTCGAACGGCTGGTCATCGTGACCGACGCGGCCATGAACATCGCCCCCGATCTCGAGCAAAAAGTGCAAATTGTGAACAATGCCGTCAGCGTGGCGCGTTCCATCGGCATCGAGCGTCCGAAAGTCGCGGCGCTGGCGGCGGTGGAGACGGTCAATCCGGCCATGCCGGCAACCGTCGATGCAGCGGCGCTCGCGATGATGCAAAAGCGGGGACAAATCGAACATTGCCTGCTTGACGGGCCGCTTGCCTTGGACAATGCAGTGTCCATGACGGCGGCGAAGCATAAACGAATTGAAAGCGAAGTGGCTGGACAGGCTGATATTTTGCTCGTGCCGGACATTGAATCCGGCAACATGTTGTACAAGTCGCTCGTCTACTTTGCAAAAGCCAAAGTCGGCGCGGTCATCGCCGGGGCGAAGGCGCCGATCGTCTTGACGTCGCGCGCCGACTCGGCGGAAAGCAAACTGTATTCGTTGGCGCTCACCATCTGTTCGGCAGCGAAATGA
- the zraR_1 gene encoding Transcriptional regulatory protein ZraR codes for MKNVIIIGADSRGTSLLKLLHEASGFDVVAVIDVDDNAPGLQLARKWGIAVGRDWRPWMDEPLDLIIETTGRADVLESIRQQAPKGANIVPSAVARMMAELVEEKEALIAKLKSEAARRALIFHSSHDGMIVVDEYAYITDMNESAAQLLGVDKDEVIGRHILSVLPSSGLPRVLETRQTEFHQEVELANGKKIIATRIPIIDDSGKLFGALAVFKDITELVALAEEITDLKEIRMMLEAIIHSSEEAISVVDENGNGILINPAYTRLTGLTEEDVIGKPATADIAEGESMHMQVLKTRRPVRGARMKVGPKNRDVIVNVAPIIVDGVLKGSVGVIHDVSEIQRLTAELNRARQIIRTLEAKYSFADIIGESEEMKVAIEQAKLAAKTPATILLRGESGTGKELFAHAIHNASDRKYNKFIRVNCAAIPETLLESELFGYEEGAFSGARRGGKRGLFEEANNGSIFLDEIGELSASTQAKLLRVLQEREIVRVGGTKPIPINVRVIAATNVNLEKAIAEGAFREDLYYRLNRMPIYIPPLRARKEDIPALCRHLIQKLNQDYGRNVEGVTDEAMVKLLAYDWPGNVRELENVLGRAMIFMKFHEVMIDVSHLPPLSAPSAAPSVRPETEGELRPLDEMLGRYEAQLLEEALRRHRGNKTAAARALGISVRNLYYKLEKYNIVKNGTQ; via the coding sequence ATGAAAAACGTGATCATCATCGGGGCGGATTCGCGGGGAACCTCGTTGCTGAAACTGCTCCATGAAGCGTCAGGGTTTGACGTCGTGGCCGTCATTGATGTTGATGACAACGCCCCGGGGCTGCAATTGGCGCGCAAATGGGGCATTGCGGTTGGCCGCGACTGGCGCCCATGGATGGATGAGCCGCTTGATTTGATTATTGAAACGACCGGGAGGGCAGACGTTCTTGAGTCAATCCGCCAGCAGGCGCCCAAGGGGGCGAATATCGTCCCAAGCGCCGTCGCGCGAATGATGGCGGAGCTCGTCGAGGAAAAGGAAGCGCTCATCGCCAAGTTGAAAAGCGAGGCGGCCCGGCGCGCTCTCATCTTTCACTCGTCCCACGATGGCATGATTGTCGTTGATGAATATGCTTACATTACCGATATGAACGAAAGCGCCGCCCAGCTTCTCGGAGTGGACAAGGACGAGGTGATCGGCCGCCATATTTTATCCGTCTTGCCGTCAAGCGGCTTGCCGCGCGTGCTCGAAACGAGGCAGACGGAATTTCATCAAGAGGTGGAGCTGGCCAACGGGAAAAAAATTATCGCCACCCGCATCCCGATTATTGACGACAGCGGCAAATTGTTCGGGGCGTTGGCGGTGTTCAAAGATATTACCGAACTCGTCGCATTGGCGGAAGAAATCACCGACCTAAAGGAAATCCGCATGATGCTTGAGGCGATCATCCATTCATCAGAAGAAGCGATCTCTGTCGTTGATGAAAACGGCAACGGCATTTTAATCAATCCGGCGTATACAAGGCTGACCGGTTTGACGGAAGAGGATGTGATCGGCAAACCGGCGACCGCCGACATCGCGGAAGGGGAAAGCATGCATATGCAAGTGCTCAAAACGCGCCGTCCGGTGCGCGGCGCGCGCATGAAAGTCGGCCCCAAAAACCGCGATGTCATCGTCAATGTCGCTCCGATTATCGTTGACGGAGTGCTCAAAGGAAGCGTCGGTGTCATTCATGATGTATCGGAAATCCAGCGGCTGACGGCTGAACTCAACCGGGCGCGGCAAATCATCCGCACGCTTGAAGCGAAATATTCATTTGCGGATATTATCGGAGAATCGGAAGAAATGAAAGTGGCCATTGAACAGGCGAAGCTGGCGGCGAAAACACCGGCGACGATTTTGCTGCGAGGGGAATCGGGCACAGGCAAGGAGCTGTTCGCCCACGCCATTCACAACGCGAGCGACCGGAAGTATAACAAGTTTATCCGTGTCAATTGCGCCGCGATTCCGGAAACATTATTAGAAAGCGAACTGTTTGGCTATGAGGAAGGAGCGTTTTCTGGTGCGCGGCGCGGCGGCAAGCGCGGGCTGTTTGAAGAGGCGAACAACGGCAGCATTTTCCTCGATGAAATCGGCGAGCTGTCGGCCAGCACGCAGGCGAAGCTGCTCCGCGTTTTGCAGGAGCGGGAGATCGTTCGCGTCGGCGGGACGAAGCCGATTCCGATCAACGTCCGCGTCATCGCCGCCACGAACGTCAACCTTGAAAAAGCGATTGCCGAAGGAGCCTTTCGCGAAGACTTATACTATCGGCTCAATCGGATGCCGATTTACATCCCGCCGCTGCGCGCCCGCAAGGAAGACATTCCAGCGCTTTGCCGGCATTTGATCCAAAAGCTGAACCAAGATTACGGGCGCAACGTCGAAGGTGTCACGGATGAAGCGATGGTGAAGCTTCTTGCCTATGATTGGCCAGGAAATGTCCGCGAGCTCGAAAACGTGCTCGGGCGGGCGATGATTTTTATGAAGTTTCATGAAGTCATGATCGATGTTTCGCATTTGCCGCCGCTTTCCGCGCCGTCGGCCGCGCCGTCGGTTCGCCCCGAAACGGAAGGGGAACTCCGGCCGCTTGACGAGATGCTGGGCCGATATGAAGCCCAATTGCTCGAAGAGGCGCTCCGGCGTCATCGCGGCAATAAAACAGCAGCGGCCCGCGCGCTCGGCATTTCAGTGCGCAATTTATACTACAAGCTTGAAAAATACAACATTGTCAAAAACGGCACGCAATAA
- a CDS encoding Protein of uncharacterised function (DUF2627), translating into MGRMIALFILVVPGLAAALGIKWMRDALFGIMQPPFAALWLQFLAGLVLFAAGLAFIGGFLLHRDRKRNKVQARFQRKRKTP; encoded by the coding sequence ATGGGGCGAATGATTGCGCTGTTCATTTTAGTCGTTCCGGGGCTGGCGGCGGCGCTCGGCATTAAATGGATGCGCGATGCGTTGTTTGGCATCATGCAGCCGCCGTTTGCCGCCTTATGGCTGCAATTTCTCGCCGGGCTTGTGCTGTTTGCAGCCGGGTTGGCGTTTATCGGCGGGTTTTTGCTGCACCGCGACCGAAAACGGAACAAAGTGCAGGCGCGTTTTCAACGAAAACGAAAAACGCCTTGA
- the ugpQ gene encoding Glycerophosphoryl diester phosphodiesterase has translation MTYIFAHRGAAGTHPENTMAAFEEALKAGADGIELDVQLTKDGEPVVIHDETVDRTTDGSGWVKDILYRELRKFNAAAKWDGRYGHCPIPHLEEVLAWLAPTRLLVNIELKNSLVAYERLEQKVIAVVRRYGLENRTIFSSFNHNSMRLCRQLAPEIETALLYMEPLYDQWTYVQAMNAGGVHPYHRTVTADFAADARRRGVAVRPFTVNKPKTAKTMFAYKVDAIFTDYPRQAKEWKEKTP, from the coding sequence ATGACATATATTTTTGCCCACCGCGGAGCGGCGGGAACCCATCCGGAAAATACGATGGCAGCGTTTGAAGAAGCGCTGAAGGCGGGGGCGGATGGCATTGAGCTCGATGTGCAGCTGACGAAAGACGGCGAACCGGTCGTCATTCATGACGAAACGGTCGACCGGACGACGGACGGCAGCGGCTGGGTCAAAGACATCCTATACCGCGAACTCCGCAAGTTCAACGCAGCAGCGAAATGGGACGGCCGTTACGGCCATTGCCCGATTCCCCATCTCGAGGAAGTGCTCGCCTGGCTGGCGCCGACACGGCTTTTAGTCAACATTGAGCTGAAAAACAGCCTCGTGGCTTATGAAAGGCTTGAGCAAAAGGTGATCGCCGTTGTGCGCCGCTATGGGCTCGAGAACCGGACGATTTTCTCGTCGTTCAACCATAACAGCATGCGTCTTTGCCGCCAGTTGGCGCCGGAGATCGAAACGGCGCTTCTTTATATGGAGCCGCTCTATGACCAGTGGACGTATGTGCAGGCGATGAACGCAGGCGGGGTGCATCCGTACCACCGAACGGTGACGGCGGACTTCGCCGCGGATGCGCGGCGCCGCGGCGTCGCAGTCCGGCCCTTTACGGTGAACAAGCCGAAAACGGCGAAGACGATGTTCGCCTATAAAGTGGATGCGATTTTCACCGACTATCCGCGTCAAGCGAAGGAATGGAAGGAGAAAACGCCTTAA
- the spo0A gene encoding Stage 0 sporulation protein A, whose amino-acid sequence MWGRTIKLSIKVCIADDNRELVSLLDEYISSQPDMEVIGTAYNGQDCLQMLEEKRPDILLLDIIMPHLDGLAVLERIRAGFEHQPNVIMLTAFGQEDVTKKAVELGASYFILKPFDMENLVHHIRQVYGKTTPVVRKAAPAPQVRDNKPKNLDASITSIIHEIGVPAHIKGYLYLREAIAMVYHDIELLGSITKVLYPDIAKKYNTTASRVERAIRHAIEVAWSRGNLESISSLFGYTVSVSKAKPTNSEFIAMVADKLRLEHKAS is encoded by the coding sequence ATGTGGGGGAGGACGATCAAGTTGAGCATTAAAGTGTGCATTGCCGACGATAATCGCGAATTGGTGTCATTGCTTGATGAATATATTTCGAGCCAGCCGGACATGGAAGTGATCGGCACGGCGTACAACGGCCAGGACTGCCTGCAGATGCTTGAGGAAAAGCGGCCGGATATTTTGCTGTTGGACATCATTATGCCGCATTTGGACGGACTGGCTGTTTTGGAGAGAATCCGCGCCGGCTTCGAACATCAGCCCAATGTCATTATGCTGACGGCGTTCGGCCAGGAAGACGTGACGAAAAAGGCGGTTGAACTCGGGGCTTCCTATTTCATTTTAAAGCCGTTTGACATGGAAAACTTAGTCCACCATATTCGGCAAGTTTACGGCAAAACGACGCCGGTTGTGAGGAAAGCAGCCCCGGCGCCCCAAGTGCGCGACAACAAGCCGAAAAACTTGGACGCGAGCATTACGAGCATCATCCATGAAATCGGCGTTCCAGCCCACATTAAAGGCTATTTGTATTTGCGCGAGGCCATTGCCATGGTCTATCACGACATCGAGCTGCTCGGCTCGATCACGAAAGTGCTGTACCCGGACATCGCCAAAAAATACAACACAACGGCAAGCCGGGTCGAACGGGCGATCCGCCATGCGATTGAAGTTGCCTGGAGCCGCGGCAATCTCGAATCGATCTCATCGCTGTTCGGCTATACGGTCAGCGTCTCGAAAGCCAAACCGACCAACTCCGAATTCATCGCCATGGTGGCCGACAAACTGCGGCTTGAGCATAAAGCGTCATAA
- the spoIVB gene encoding SpoIVB peptidase precursor, with product MKKEMARNIAGVLLLGMLMAIGFAKPMKEYWQIPKQLVLFEGDTVEFRASSLPVQAAVHDRNAPETLNVEQKNGSLSVKAKQRGEETLVLQVAGMPIKQVDVNVLPTLKVIPGGQSIGVKLNTVGVLVVGYHLVETENGKKSPGEAAGIQIGDVITAINGQKIENMSDLSPFIEEAGKTGKPLHLTILRDQHSVTAKLVPLKDKHDDVYRIGLYIRDSAAGIGTMTFYDPKSKTYGALGHVISDMDTKKPILVQNGQIMRSTVTSIEKGTSGNPGEKLARFSDGEEVIGTVTNNSPFGIFGKLTKPLPDSPFTKPIPIALASQVKEGPAKILTVVENDKVEQFDVEIVSNVPQKFPATKGLVIRVTDPRLLKKTGGIVQGMSGSPIIQDGKLVGAVTHVFVNDPTSGYGVHIEWMLQEAGIDLYGRQKKAS from the coding sequence TTGAAGAAAGAAATGGCCCGAAACATAGCAGGAGTGCTTCTCCTAGGCATGCTGATGGCGATCGGTTTTGCCAAACCGATGAAAGAATATTGGCAAATTCCAAAGCAGCTTGTGCTGTTTGAAGGCGATACGGTCGAATTTCGGGCGTCATCCCTTCCGGTGCAAGCGGCCGTCCATGACCGAAACGCTCCCGAAACGCTCAATGTTGAGCAAAAAAACGGTTCGTTGTCTGTAAAGGCGAAACAGCGCGGAGAAGAAACGTTGGTTTTGCAGGTCGCCGGAATGCCGATTAAACAAGTGGATGTCAACGTGCTGCCGACGCTGAAAGTCATCCCCGGCGGGCAATCGATCGGCGTCAAACTCAATACGGTTGGGGTGCTTGTGGTCGGCTACCACTTAGTCGAAACAGAAAACGGAAAGAAGTCCCCGGGGGAGGCGGCCGGCATCCAAATCGGCGACGTGATCACCGCCATTAACGGGCAAAAAATTGAAAACATGAGCGATCTCTCCCCTTTCATTGAGGAAGCCGGCAAAACCGGAAAACCGCTTCATCTCACCATTCTGCGCGATCAGCACTCCGTCACAGCGAAGCTCGTTCCGCTGAAAGACAAGCATGACGACGTGTACCGCATCGGCTTGTATATCCGTGATTCCGCCGCCGGCATCGGGACGATGACGTTCTATGACCCAAAATCGAAAACGTACGGTGCGCTCGGCCATGTCATTTCCGACATGGATACGAAAAAGCCGATTTTGGTGCAAAATGGGCAAATTATGCGCTCGACCGTCACCTCCATTGAAAAAGGGACGAGCGGCAACCCAGGCGAAAAGTTAGCCCGCTTCTCCGATGGCGAAGAGGTGATCGGCACGGTGACGAATAACAGTCCGTTTGGCATTTTTGGTAAACTGACAAAGCCATTGCCGGACAGCCCATTCACGAAACCGATTCCGATCGCCTTGGCCAGCCAGGTGAAAGAAGGACCGGCAAAAATATTGACAGTGGTCGAAAACGACAAGGTGGAGCAATTTGATGTTGAAATTGTCAGCAACGTTCCACAAAAGTTTCCAGCCACAAAAGGACTCGTCATCCGCGTCACCGATCCGCGCCTGCTCAAGAAAACGGGCGGCATCGTTCAAGGCATGAGCGGCAGCCCGATCATTCAAGACGGCAAACTTGTCGGTGCGGTGACGCATGTGTTTGTCAACGATCCGACATCGGGATACGGCGTCCATATTGAATGGATGCTGCAAGAAGCAGGAATCGATCTATATGGCCGTCAAAAAAAGGCGAGCTGA